A single genomic interval of Sceloporus undulatus isolate JIND9_A2432 ecotype Alabama chromosome 2, SceUnd_v1.1, whole genome shotgun sequence harbors:
- the ELAC1 gene encoding zinc phosphodiesterase ELAC protein 1: MSMDVTFLGTGAAYPSPTRGASATVVRFEGECWLFDCGEGTQTQFMKSNLKAGRITKIFITHLHGDHFFGLPGLLCTISLQSGPATNKLPVDIYGPLGLRSFLWRTMELSHSQLAISYAVHELVPTQDQCPVEERKELSFVDRDEALSKEIQGRTIYLDPSEGSYPLVDNEQFVMKAFRLFHRIPSFGFLVEEKPRAGRLNVQKLKELGVRPGPIYGKLKEGVTVVLENGATISPSDVVAEPLPGRKVCILGDCCGMVGEGAVSLCYEADILVHEATLDDTQVDKAKEHGHSTPKMAAEFAKLCKVKSLVLSHFSQRYKPTSQIGEGDMDVSELKRQAELVLDGQEVVLAEDFMTIDIPVKKAR; this comes from the exons ATGTCAATGGATGTAACTTTCTTGGGGACGGGTGCCGCATATCCATCTCCAACCAGAGGTGCCTCAGCTACGGTAGTTCGTTTTGAAGGAGAATGCTGGCTGTTTGATTGTGGCGAGGGGACCCAGACTCAGTTCATGAAAAGTAATCTGAAAGCAG GAAGAATTACCAAAATCTTTATAACTCATCTTCATGGAGACCATTTCTTTGGTCTTCCTGGACTTCTATGTACTATCAGCCTCCAGAGTGGTCCTGCCACAAACAAGCTTCCAGTAGATATTTATGGGCCACTTGGTCTGAGGAGCTTCCTGTGGAGAACAATGGAGCTGTCTCACTCACAACTTGCCATCTCTTATGCTGTACATGAACTGGTGCCCACACAAGATCAATGCCCTGTAGAAGAACGGAAGGAGCTGTCTTTTGTGGATAGAGATGAGGCCTTGTCTAAAGAGATTCAAGGGAGAACTATTTATCTAGATCCTTCTGAAGGCTCGTACCCCTTGGTGGACAATGAACAGTTTGTGATGAAGGCATTCAGGTTATTTCATCGCATACCTTCCTTTGGGTTTCTAGTGGAAGAGAAGCCACGGGCTGGAAGACTCAACGTGCAGAAGCTGAAGGAACTAG GAGTTCGTCCAGGTCCTATATATGGTAAACTGAAAGAAGGTGTCACAGTTGTCCTAGAAAATGGGGCCACCATTTCTCCTTCAGATGTCGTAGCCGAACCTCTCCCTGGAAGAAAAGTTTGCATTTTAGGAGACTGTTGTGGCATGGTTGGAGAAGGAGCTGTGTCTCTTTGTTATGAAGCTGATATCTTGGTTCATGAAGCCACACTGGATGATACCCAAGTGGACAAGGCCAAGGAACATGGCCACAGCACTCCGAAAATGGCGGCAGAGTTTGCAAAGCTATGTAAAGTAAAAAGTCTGGTTCTGTCTCATTTCAGCCAGAGGTATAAGCCGACCAGTCAGATTGGTGAAGGAGATATGGATGTCTCAGAACTGAAGAGGCAAGCTGAGTTGGTGTTGGACGGACAAGAGGTAGTGCTGGCAGAGGATTTTATGACCATAGATATCCCAGTGAAAAAAGCAAGATAG